The nucleotide window GTGGACGAGCCCTATTGCCGCAACATTGCCGGGTCGGGCCAATGGTGCCCGGAGAACTATGACAAGAAATTCCACGGCCGCGTGCCGCTGATCCGGGCGCTGGCGCAGTCCTACAACATCCCGGCGGTGAAGGTGGCCGAGAGCGTGGGGCTGGACCTGGTTCGCCGGGTCGCCAGCGATTTCGGCATCGACAACGACCTGGCCGAGGGGCCTGCGCTGGCGCTGGGCACGTCGGAAAGCACGCTTCTGGAAATGACCGGGGCCTATGCGGGCATCCTGAACGGCGGATCGTCGGTGACGCCCTACGGGCTGGTCGAGCTGAAGCTGCTGGGCGACGACGACCCGCTGATGCGCAAGAGCGGCGGCATCGGCGAGCGCGTGATCCAGCAGGAGGCGGCGCAGAAGCTGACGGGCATGATGTACGAGGTGGTGCAATCCGGCACCGGCGCGCGCGCCAAGCTGCCCGACCGTCAGGCCGCCGGCAAGACCGGCACGACGCAGGCGGCGCGGGATGCGTGGTTCCTGGGGTTCACGGCGGATTACGTCACCGGCGTCTGGATGGGCTACGACGACAACACCCCGCTGAAAGGCGTGACCGGCGGCGGCCTGCCCGCGGATATCTGGCGCGAGACGATGGTGCGGGTGAACGAGGGCGTGCCGGTCAGCGACCTGCCGATGATCTTCGTGCAGCCCGAGCCGGAGCCGCAGGTTCAGCAGCAGTGGCCGCAACAGCAACAGCCGCAGGGTGGCCGGGACAACACGATCAACCGGATGCTGGAAGAGCTGTTGGAGGGGACAGGCAACCGAAGGTGAGGCGAGGTTGAGGCGCTCTGCCGATCCGGCAGATCGATTCAGTCTTTGCCGGGCGCCGCGCCGGGCGTCGCCTGGGTGCCGGCATCGGGAAAGGTATCGGATTTGACCGCGCCGCGCTGGCCTTCGGGGCGTGAGGGTCCGGTGGTGGTATCCCGGCGGGTCTGATGTTCCAGCTCGGCATTGAGCTTGGCCCCGGCCAGCACGATGAAGGACGACAGCCACAGCCATGTCAGCAGGATGATCGCGCCTCCGAGCGTGCCGTAGGTTTCATTGTAGCTGGCGAAATTCTGGGTGTAGACCGAAAAGGCGACGGTGCCTGCCAGCCAGAGGATCATGGCGACCACCGCGCCCGGGGTGATCCAGCGCCACCTTGCGTTGCGGCGCGAGGGACCGAACCGGTAGAGCACGCCGAGACCGAGGACGGCGAGACAGCCCAGGACGGGCCATTGCAGCCAGAGAATCGTGGTCTCGAGGGTCTCGGACAGACCCAGATAGCCGATCACGGCGGGCAGCACGATCATCAGGCCCAGCGCCGACAGCACCCCGACGATAATGAAGAGCGTCAGGGCAAGGCCGGTAGCGTAGAGCCTGACGAAGCCGCGCTTTTCCTTTTCGCCATAGGCGATGTTCATGCCTTCCATCAGGGTCATCATGCCCTTGGTCGCGCCGTAAAGCGCGAGAAGAAGACCCAGGAGTGCGGCAAGGCCGGTCGCCGCCTCGTCGCCGCCGGTGACTTTCATGATCTGGTCCTGGATGATCGCCGCCGCGTTCTCGGGCAGGATGGCGATGATCTGTTCCAGGTTGTTCGCCACGTCCTGCGGGTTCAGCAGGAAACCCGCGATGGAGATCAGGGCGACCACGGCCGGGAAGATCGCCAAGAGGCCGAAAAAGGCGACACCGGCCGAAACGACCGACATGTGGTCGGACGCGATGCCGTCCTTGAGCCGCAGGACCACGTCCCACCAGCCATGTCGCGATATGTGGTGCGGATGGTCCGCCGTGTGCCCCCGGCCTTTGTCCGGCATGTCAGTCTCCCGTTTGTCTTGTCCTGTTCGGGAAACGCGCGGAGCGGCGGAAAAGATCGTTTTTCCGCCGTTTTTTCCGGGAGGGCCGTGTTCGGGCCAGGACCGGGGAAGGCCCGGGCCGGGGCACGGGATCAGCCCGCGCGTTGCACGTCGGCGATCAGCGCGTCGATATTGCCGCCGTTGCGATCCAGCATGGCGCCGATCTCGGTGCGTTCGGTGAGGCGCAGGCTGACGCCCTCGATCACCATGTCGAAGAAGAGATCGCGGCCGGAGCGGTCGGAAACGAGAAAGAGCACGGTGAAGGGCGACTTGCCGCGCAGTTTCACGTTGGCGCGGACCTCGTGCCAGGACTTGACCTGGCGCACCCCGGTCACGCTGACCTGACCGCCGACGAATTCGCGGAACCGCTTGCCGTACTTGCGGGCGATATAGCCCTGGAAGGCGGCGGTGAAGGCGCGCATCTGGCCTGAGGAGGCGCGGCGCGAATCGGCGCCCAGGGTCGAGCGGGCGATGATGTTGACGTCGGCGTAGCGCGCGAAGATGCGTTCGAAGTCGCGGATCATGGCGCTCGTGGATTTGCCCGAGCCGATGACCCGGTTGATGTCGGCCACGACCTGGTCGATCAGCGCGCGGGCACGGCCCTCTGTCAGGGCGAGGGCGGGGGTTGCGGCGGCGGGCAGCAGCGTGAAGGCCGCGCCCGCACCGATCAGGAAACGTCTGGACATGTCATTCATCGTATGGGTCCTCCGGCAGCGCGCCGAGTTGCGCGTCATATGGATCTTCCAGCGCTCCGCCCGATCCACCGCCGAGCTTGAAACGCCTGTTCTGACTATAGAGCGAACGCGCCTGGGCGTAACTGTCGGCGCTTTCGTAAAGGATGGAATCGATCGTGTCCGCGTACCGGCCCCGGTCGGACAGGCCCGAGGCGGCCGATGCGGCCGGGATGGCGTAGTTCGCGGGCTCGTCCAGCACGTAGCTGAGCGGGTTGGTGAAGAGATCCACCACCTTGCCCGCGGCGGCGCGTTCGGTCGAGGGGCCGAGCAGCGGCAGTTCGAGATAGGCGCCCTCGCGGACACCCCAGACATGGAGTGTCTGGCCGAAATCGGCATCGGTGGCCTGGGGCATGTTCAGTTCGGTCGCGGTGTCGAAGAGGCCGCCCAGGCCAATCGTGGTGTTCACGACAAAGCGATACGTGTCCTCGGTCGCGCCTTTCATGTTGCCTTGCAGGATGTTGTTCACCACCGCGCCCGGGATCGACAGGTGAAAGGCGAAGCGGCCGATCATGTTTTCGACATCGTCGGGGATGAAGCCGGACGCGCCCTTGCCGGCGGGCCGGAGCAGCTTGCGGTCGAGCGCCCGGTTGAAGGCGTGTGTCCGGCGGTTCTCGTCCTCGTAAGGATCGAAAACCTCGCCGGGCGGGTGGCCGGCGGGCGTTGGCGTACAGCCCGAAACAGCAAGGCCGACCGCGAGGAGGAGGCCGGCCACGAGGCGCTTGGGGCGACGGGAAGAAGAGAAATTCGGCAACGGTCAGACTTTGGTTAAACTATGCGGGTATACCTAAAGCATCGGTTCGAGATGCCCAGACACCGCGAATTGTCGGCGTAACCCTGTGGCAGATCAGTGACAACGCATGTAAGGCGGATTCGGGGAGTCGTTCAAGCGATGATGCGGCGGCGGGCGGGAAAGACGGGATGCAACTGAGCAAGGCGAGACTGGACGCGGGGCGCGAGGAACTGCGCGCCGCCCGTCGCGAAAGCCGCACGCTTTACTGGTTCGTCGGCGTGCTCAGCTTTTTCGTCAACCTGCTGATGCTGACGGGTCCGCTGTACATGCTGCAGGTCTATGACCGGGTGCTGGGCAGCCGGTCGGTCGAGACGCTGATCGCGCTGAGCGTTCTGGTGGTGTTCCTCTACGGCATGATGGGCCTATTGGACTACGCACGGGGCCGGATCATGGGCCGGGTCGCGGCGCGGTTCCAGGCGCGGCTGGACCGGCGCGTGTTCGACGCGGTGATCCGCAAGGCGGCGCTGGCCCCGGACGAACATACGCAGACCGGCCTGCGCGACCTGGAAGCGGTGCAGCGGCTTATGGCCTCGCCGGTGCTGATGGCGATATTCGACATGCCGTGGACGCCGGTCTTCCTGGCCGGGATCTGGCTGTTCCACCCCTGGCTGGGGGCGCTGGCGCTGATCGGCGGGGGGATCATCATCCTGGTCACCTTGGTCAACCAGATGGTCACCCGCCAGCCAGCGATGAAATCAGCGCGCGCCACCGGCGCGGCGGAGGCGTTGTCCAGCCAGATCCGCAACGAGTCAGAGATGGTGCAGGCGATGGGGATGCGCGACCAGGCGTTCTCGCGCTGGCAAAAGGCCCGCGACGAGTCGCTGAAATCGCAGATCGCGTCGTCGGACCTGGTGGGCACGTTCACCACGACGACGCGGACCTTCCGGCTGTTCCTGCAGTCGGCGATGCTGGGCCTGGGGGCCTACCTGGTGTTGCAGAACGCGCTGACGCCCGGTGCGATGATCGCGGGATCGATCCTGATGGGCCGGGCGCTGGCGCCGATCGAGCTGGCCGTCGGACAGTGGGCCCTGGTGCAGCGGGCGATGCAGGGCTGGGACTCGCTGGCCCGGTTGCTGGCCCTGGTGCCGCCCGAACAGCCGCGCACGCCGCTGCCCAAGCCCAAGGCCCTGCTGGAGGTCCGGCAGGTGACGGTGGTGCCGCCGGGCGACCAGCAGGCGGCGTTGAAGACCATCAGTTTCACCGTCGGGCCGGGGCAGGCGGTGGGCGTGATCGGCCCATCGGGCGCGGGCAAGTCGACGCTGGCGCGGGCGCTGACCGGGGTCTGGCGGCCCGCGGGCGGCAAGATCCGGCTGGACGGCGCGTCGCTGGACCAGTTCGAGCCGCGGGTGCTGGGCGAGCATATCGGATACCTGCCGCAGCGCGTGCAGCTGTTCGAAGGCACCATCGCCGAGAACATATCGCGCCTTGCCGAAGAGCCCGACCCCGCGAAGATCGTCGCGGCGGCGCGGAAGGCGGACGCGCATGACATGATCCTGAAGCTGCCCGACGGGTATGACACCCGGATCAGCGCCGGCGGCGGGCGGCTGTCGGGCGGGCAGATGCAGCGGATCGGGCTGGCGCGGGCGATGTATGGCGACCCGGTCCTGGTGGTGCTGGACGAACCCAACTCGAATCTCGACAACGAGGGCAGCGAGGCGGTGAACCACGCGATCCGGCAGTTCAAGGCCGAGGGCAAATCGGTGCTGATCATGGCGCATCGCCCGGCGGCGATCCGCGAATGCGACCTGCTGCTGATGCTGGACGGTGGCGTCGTGCGGTCCTTCGGGCCCAAGGACGAGGTGTTGAGGGACGTGGTGAAGAACGCCGAGGAGATCGGCCACGCCCGGATCGGAGGCGTGCAATGAGCGAGCAGACGCGCGACGGCTGGTCGGTGCGCGCGCCGATCATCGTGGGGCTGACCGGGCTGATCCTGCTGCTGGGCGGGTTCGGAAGCTGGGCCGCGGTGACGCAGATCTCGGGCGCCGTGATCGCCAGCGGGCAGATCGTGGTCGACCAGAACCGGCAGGTGGTGCAGCATCCCGATGGCGGTGTCGTGGCTGCTATCGAGGTCGACGAGGGCGACACGGTGGAGGCCGGGCAGGTGCTGCTGCGGCTGGATGCCACCGCCTTGCGCTCGCAACTTGCGATCACCGAGAACCAGCTGTTCGAACTGCAGGCGCGGCGCGGCCGGCTGGAAGCGGAGCGGGACGGCCGGGAGGAGATCGAGTTTCCCGACCTCGTGCGCGAAATGGCGGCCCGGAGCGCCGAGGTGGCCGGGCTGCTGGACGGTCAGCGGCGGCTGCTGAGCGCGCGCAACGAAACCGTGGCCAGCGAGATTTCGCAGTTGGAAAAGCGCCGCGGGCAGATCGCCGACCAGATTGGCGGGATCGAGGCGCAGCAGAAGGCCATGAACGAACAGCTGGCGTTGATCGAGAGGGAACTGGCCGACCAGCAATCGCTTCTGGACCGGGGCCTGGCGCAGGCGTCGCGCGTGCTGGCGCTGAAGCGGGAGAAATCGCGGCTGCTGGGCCAGCTGGGCGAACTGGTGGCGCAGGCGGCGCAATCCGAAGGCCGGATCACGGAGATCGACATCGAAGTGCTGAAGCTGGGCACGCGGCGCCGCGAGGAGGCGATCACGACCCTGCGCGACCTGCAGTTCCGCGAGCTGGAGCTGCTGGAGGAGCGCCGTGCGCTGATCGAGCAGATGAGCCGGCTGGACGTCACCGCGCCGGTGGGCGGGGTGGTGTACGGCTTGCAAGTGTTTGCGCTGCGGTCGGTCATCCGGCCGGCCGATCCGATCCTCTACGTGGTGCCGCAGGACCGGCCGCTGATCATCGACGCACGGGTCCCGCCCACGGATATCGACAAGATATATGTCGGCCAGGAGGTGACGCTGCGATTCTCGGCGCTGGACCAGCGCACGACGCCGGAACTGGTGGGACAGGTGATGCAGATTTCGGCCGATGCGTTCCGGGACGACGCCACGCAGCAAAGCTATTACCGGGCCGAGATCGCGCTGAGCGAAGGCCAGCGCGAGCGTCTGCCGGAGGACGTGACGCTGATTCCCGGCATGCCGGTCGAGACCTTCATCCGCACCGCCGACCGCACGCCGCTGGCGTATCTGACGAAACCGCTGACGGACTACTTCGCCAAGGCGTTTCGCGAGTAAGCGGAGCGCCTGCGGCGCGCAGGCTTGTCTCGGCGTCCCTGCGGGACGTCTCGGGGCGCGTGGCGGGCGTGATGCGCGGGGGCGAGGGACGGGGCGCGTGGCCGGCGACGGCATAGTGAGTATTTATCGCAAGAAAAAGCACGGGCCTGTTTTTGCGGTTGCATCGGTGCCCGGAGCGTCTAGCGTGCGCGGCAACGCAACCGAGGAGGTCGGGACCATGGGAAAATTCGAGGACAAGCTGGCCGAGATGGGCGTGACCCTGCCCGAGGCGGCGGCGCCTGCGGCGAATTACGTGCCGTACGTGCTGGTGGGTGACATGCTGTTCGTCTCGGGTCAGTTGCCGAAGCTGGGCGACGAGATGATGATCGGCAAGCTGGGCGACGACATGGACGTGGCCGCGGGCGCCGAGGCGGCGAAGGCCTGCGCGATCAACCTGCTGGCGCAGGTCAAGGCGGCCTGCGAAGGCGATCTGGACCGGCTGAAGCGGGTGGTGAAGCTGGGCGGGTTCGTGAACTCGACGCCGGATTTCACCCAGCAGCCGCAGGTGATCAACGGTGCGTCGGATTTCATCGGCGAGGCGCTGGGCGAGGCGGGCAAGCACGCCCGCGCCGCGGTGTCGTCGCCGGCGCTGCCGTTCGGCGTGGCGGTCGAGATCGAAGGCGTATTCCAGATCGGATGACGCGGCTCGACCCGGAGTTTCTGCGTGCGCCGCTGGCGCACCGGGCGCTGCATGACGTGGCGGATGGCCGGCCGGAGAATTCGCGGGCGGCGATCTCGGCGGCCATGGCCCATGGCTATGGCATCGAGATCGACCTGCAGCTGAGCCGGGACGGTGCCGCGATGGTGTTCCACGACTATGACCTGAAGCGCCTGACCGGGCAGTCCGGGCCGGTGCAGCAGCGGGAGGCGGCGGAGCTGTGTGGCGTTGCGCTGCTGGGCGGCGGCGAGGGGATTCCGACGCTGCCGGAGGTGCTGGAGCTGGTCGGGGGCCGAGTGCCGCTTCTGATCGAGCTGAAGGACCAGCAGGGGCAGATGGGCCAGACCGATGGGCGGCTGGAGGCGGCGACGGCGGTGGCGCTGAAGGGCTATTCCGGGCCGGTGGCGGTGATGTCGTTCAACCCCGAGATGATGGTGGCGATGCGCGACCTTGCGCCGGAGGTGGCGCGCGGGATCGTGACATGCGATTACGACCCCGGGGACTGGACACTGCTGCGGGCCGAGGTGCGCGCGCGGTTGCGGGAGATCCCGGATTACGACCGCGCCGGCGCGGCGTTCCTCAGCCACCAGGCGCAGGACCTGGGCCGTGCGCGGGTGGCCGCGTTGCAGGGCGCGGGGGCGGACGTTCTGTGCTGGACGATCCGGTCGCCGCAGGACGAGGCAAAGGCGCGGCGCGTGGCGCAGAACATCACCTTCGAGGGGTACCTGCCCGCGATTCCCGCTTGAACCGGGGCGGGCAGGCCACAGATTGAAGGGTATGATTTCCCGAACCAATGAGCGGCCCTGATGGATGGCGGATCTGTCCTTGTGAGCGTCTACGAAAGCCTGGGCGACGTGGCGCAGGCCGACTGGGACGCCTGCGCCTGTCCCGAGGCCGAAGACGGCGGCCGGGCGGAAGACCCGTTCACCACATATCGTTTCCTGAGGGCGCTGGAGGACAGCGGGTCGGTCGGCGCCGGAACGGGATGGCAGCCGCATTACCTGGTGGCGGAGATGGACGGCCAGGTGATCGCCTGCGCGCCGCTTTACGTGAAGGGGCACAGCCAGGGCGAGTATATCTTCGACCACAACTGGGGCCATGCCTATGAGCGCGCGGGCGGGCGGTATTATCCCAAGTTGCAGATGGCGGTGCCGTTCACGCCCGTCACCGGACGGCGGATGCTGACCCGGCCGGGCTACGGGCAGCCGGGGCGCGATGCGCTGATGCAGGCCGCCGTCAGCATCGGGGACCGGAATGCGCTGTCGTCGCTGCACGTGACCTTCTGCACGCGGTTCGAGCGGGAGGTGGGCACCGAGATGGGCCTGTTGCCGCGGATCACGCAGCAGTATCACTGGCTGAACCGGGGATACGAGAGCTTCGACGATTTCCTTGGCAGCCTGAGTTCGCGCAAGCGCAAGAACATCCGCAAGGAGCGGGCGCAGGCGCAGGGCTTTGGCGGCGAGATCGTGCAACTGACCGGCGACGCGATCCGGCCCGAGCACTGGGAGGCGTTCTGGGAATTCTACCAGGACACCGGGGCGCGCAAATGGGGGATGCCGTACCTGACGCGGAAATTCTTCGACATCGCGCAGGAGCGGCTGCGCGACGATATCCTGCTGGTGTTGGCGCTGGAAGACGGCGTGCCGGTGGCAGGCGCGCTGAACATGATTGGGCGCGACGCGCTTTATGGCCGGTATTGGGGCTGCACGGCGCATCATCCTGCGATGCATTTCGAGTTGTGTTACTATCAGGCCATCGACTACGCCATCGCGCACGGTCTGGGCCGCGTCGAGGCGGGCGCGCAGGGCGAGCACAAGCTGGCCCGCGGATATCTGCCGGTCGAGACCCACTCGCTGCACTGGTTTCGCGACCCGCCTTTTTCCGATGCGGTGGCGCATTACCTTGAGTCGGAACGCGAAGCCGTGGCGGAGGATATCGAGATCCTGACGAGCTTCGGCCCGTTCAGAAAAGCAAATGTGGAGGAGCAGGAATGAGTGAGAAACTGAGTGACACGGCGCGGAAGACGACGCTGGAGCCGCTGTTCGAGAGCGGCTGGGCGATGGTCGACGGGCGCGATGCGATCCACAAGACCTATGAGTTTGAGAATTTCGTGGAAGCCTTCGGCTTCATGACCCGCTGCGCGATCTGGGCGGAGAAGTGGGACCACCACCCGGAATGGTCGAACGTCTACAAGACGGTCGAGGTGACGCTGACCAGCCATGACGTGGAAGGTCTTAGTTCGCGCGACACCAAGTTGGCGCGGAAAATGGACAAGCTGGCCGAAGGCTGAGCGCCAGGGCGCGTGAATTGGAGGCCGGGACGCGTCTGTGCCCCGGCCCCCTAGCGTTTGTCAATTGTTGGACGTCAGATGAAATTGACCTTTGCGTCATAAACTGACCCAGGCACTACAAACCGGAAGAGTATGAAGCCCTAAGTTAGCGAGAGCTGTCATTCGAACCGGGTGCAGCGACTGTCGGCTTTGAGCCCAATCTACCGAATGCTGCACCGCGTTCGAACGGCGGCAATCTGAGATCAAACGGACGTCCAGAAACCATGCGTTATGCGTATTTCTGACCCATTGCGGTTATCTGAATTGAGCATCTGCTCATTGAATGCTATCCCCTCGCTGTTCGCTTTCAGGCAGGTTGAAAAAAATGATGAGCGACTGTCATGTAAAAATTGACAAGAACAAGACTTTGGTCATGCGCTATGTCAAAGAGGTGCAAGAGCAACACTCGTTGTCGACGATCGGGGAAATCTTTGCAGAGGATTTTGTCGATCATTCTCGGGTAGCTGGTGGAATGTTTGACGGTGGACTGGCCCAACTTTCCCAAGGGTTGGCTTCAATCTTGGGCGCGTTTCCCGACTTGGAGGTTACAATCAACCATCTACTGGCCGAGGGCGATAAGGTAGTCGCACATAAGTCTTTCAGGGCGACTCACCTCGGGCCGTGGATGGGTGTCGCGGCCACGGGCAAACGCGTAGAGTGGGAACTTATCAGCATCTATGGGATTCGAGACGACAAGATCTCTGATTACTGGGGAATACTGGATGATCGACGCCTCAATGAGTCCCTCGGATTGCCCCTGTAGTTCGCTGCTTTTGCCTAACAGCCGGATTCTATTACCATTGGCACCGATGTCTGAACTTGGGCACATCCGAGAAATAAGGCCAAGTCAGCAATCGGGCTCAAACCGGACCTCCGGAGTTTTGATCGAATGGCAGCTTGGTCCGCCTGCCGGACCTTGACCTATACCGCGCTCAAGGTCCGGTTTGGGTCAGAAGTGCTTAACGATTGGGCCAATATTGCGTGACGCGGCGCCCTAGAAAGTTTCAGAAAACCAGCTCCATTGAGTCAAAGATTCTCGACGTTTCACATCAATCAGATCGCGTCGAGCAGCGACTCGCCGGCGGAGGTCTCGCAGGTGCCGGGATTGTCCTCGACATGCAGGACTTTGACGGTGCCGTCCTCGACCAGCATGGCATAGCGCTTGGAGCGGGCAATGAGGCCGACAGGCGGCGCGGTGAAATCCATGCCGACGGCCTTGGTGAACTCCGATTGCGGGTCGCCCAGCATGGTGATGCCGGCGTCGCTGGCGCCGGTGTCCTTGCCCCAGGCATCCATCACGAAGGCGTCGTTGACCGAGATGCAGATGATTTCGTCCACGCCCTTGGCGTCGAAATCGGCCTTGGTGCGGATGAAGCTGGGCACGTGGGCGGAGTGACAGGTGGGAGTGAAGGCGCCGGGAACGGCGAAGATCGCCACCTTGCGGCCTTTGGTCTTGTCGGACAGCGCGACCTCTTCGGGGCCGTCCGCACCCATCTTGAGCAGCGTCGCATCGGGGAGTTTGTCGCCGGTGGTGATCGTCATTGTCGCATCCTGTCTTTCGTTTGCGTTTGGAATGCCTGTAAGTATAGGCCCTGACGGCCCGAGGGCCATGTGGAATTTGCAGGAGGGGACATGGCAGGAGTTGTTGTCGTGGGCGCGGGTCAGGCGGGCAGTTCGCTGGTGGCGAAGCTGCGGGCGCTTGGCTATGACGGCAAGGTGACGCTGATCGGGGAAGAGCACGCGCCGCCTTATCAGCGGCCGCCCTTGTCGAAGAAATACCTCTTGGGCGAGATGGATATTGAGCGGCTCTACCTGCGGCCGGAAAGCTTTTATTCGGAGAACATGATCGACCTGCGGCTGGATGCGGCGGTGTCGGCGATTGATCCCGCTGACAAGGTGGTTGTCGCGGGCGGGCAGGCGGTGCCTTACGAGCATCTTGTGCTGACCACGGGGTCGGTGCCGCGGCGGTTGCCGCCGGCGATCGGTGGTGCGCTGGACGGCGTTTACGTGGTGCGCGACCTGCGCGACGTGGACAGGATGGCGCCCGAGTTTCGCGACGGCGCGAAGGTTCTGATCGTGGGGGGCGGATATATCGGGCTGGAAGCCGCCGCCGTGGCTGCCTCGAAGGGTTTGCAGGTGACGCTGGTCGAGATGGCGGACCGGATCCTGCAGCGCGTGGCGGCGCAGGAGACGTCGGATTACTTCCGGGCGTTGCATCGCTCGAAAGGTGTCGACATTCGCGAGGGCGTTGGGCTGGAGCGGCTGACCGGCGAGGGCCGGGTCAGCGGGGCGCTGTTGAGCGACGGCACGGAACTGGAGGCGGACTTCGTCATCGTGGGTGTGGGGATCACCCCCGCCACGGCTTTGGCCGAGGCTGCCGGAGTCGATGTCGAGAACGGGATCAAGGTGGATGCGCAGGGACGTACCAGCGACCCGTCGATCTGGGCCGCCGGGGATTGCGCGAGCTTTCCGTTCCGAGGTGAGCGGCTGCGGCTGGAGAGTGTGCCGAATGCCATCGACATGGCGGAATGCGTGGCCGAGAACATCATGGGCGCGGAGAAGACCTATGTGCCGCAG belongs to Roseovarius sp. THAF27 and includes:
- a CDS encoding YihY/virulence factor BrkB family protein; translated protein: MPDKGRGHTADHPHHISRHGWWDVVLRLKDGIASDHMSVVSAGVAFFGLLAIFPAVVALISIAGFLLNPQDVANNLEQIIAILPENAAAIIQDQIMKVTGGDEAATGLAALLGLLLALYGATKGMMTLMEGMNIAYGEKEKRGFVRLYATGLALTLFIIVGVLSALGLMIVLPAVIGYLGLSETLETTILWLQWPVLGCLAVLGLGVLYRFGPSRRNARWRWITPGAVVAMILWLAGTVAFSVYTQNFASYNETYGTLGGAIILLTWLWLSSFIVLAGAKLNAELEHQTRRDTTTGPSRPEGQRGAVKSDTFPDAGTQATPGAAPGKD
- a CDS encoding 4a-hydroxytetrahydrobiopterin dehydratase, translated to MSEKLSDTARKTTLEPLFESGWAMVDGRDAIHKTYEFENFVEAFGFMTRCAIWAEKWDHHPEWSNVYKTVEVTLTSHDVEGLSSRDTKLARKMDKLAEG
- a CDS encoding ester cyclase; this translates as MSDCHVKIDKNKTLVMRYVKEVQEQHSLSTIGEIFAEDFVDHSRVAGGMFDGGLAQLSQGLASILGAFPDLEVTINHLLAEGDKVVAHKSFRATHLGPWMGVAATGKRVEWELISIYGIRDDKISDYWGILDDRRLNESLGLPL
- a CDS encoding glycerophosphodiester phosphodiesterase family protein encodes the protein MTRLDPEFLRAPLAHRALHDVADGRPENSRAAISAAMAHGYGIEIDLQLSRDGAAMVFHDYDLKRLTGQSGPVQQREAAELCGVALLGGGEGIPTLPEVLELVGGRVPLLIELKDQQGQMGQTDGRLEAATAVALKGYSGPVAVMSFNPEMMVAMRDLAPEVARGIVTCDYDPGDWTLLRAEVRARLREIPDYDRAGAAFLSHQAQDLGRARVAALQGAGADVLCWTIRSPQDEAKARRVAQNITFEGYLPAIPA
- a CDS encoding peroxiredoxin, translated to MTITTGDKLPDATLLKMGADGPEEVALSDKTKGRKVAIFAVPGAFTPTCHSAHVPSFIRTKADFDAKGVDEIICISVNDAFVMDAWGKDTGASDAGITMLGDPQSEFTKAVGMDFTAPPVGLIARSKRYAMLVEDGTVKVLHVEDNPGTCETSAGESLLDAI
- a CDS encoding HlyD family type I secretion periplasmic adaptor subunit; protein product: MSEQTRDGWSVRAPIIVGLTGLILLLGGFGSWAAVTQISGAVIASGQIVVDQNRQVVQHPDGGVVAAIEVDEGDTVEAGQVLLRLDATALRSQLAITENQLFELQARRGRLEAERDGREEIEFPDLVREMAARSAEVAGLLDGQRRLLSARNETVASEISQLEKRRGQIADQIGGIEAQQKAMNEQLALIERELADQQSLLDRGLAQASRVLALKREKSRLLGQLGELVAQAAQSEGRITEIDIEVLKLGTRRREEAITTLRDLQFRELELLEERRALIEQMSRLDVTAPVGGVVYGLQVFALRSVIRPADPILYVVPQDRPLIIDARVPPTDIDKIYVGQEVTLRFSALDQRTTPELVGQVMQISADAFRDDATQQSYYRAEIALSEGQRERLPEDVTLIPGMPVETFIRTADRTPLAYLTKPLTDYFAKAFRE
- a CDS encoding type I secretion system permease/ATPase — encoded protein: MQLSKARLDAGREELRAARRESRTLYWFVGVLSFFVNLLMLTGPLYMLQVYDRVLGSRSVETLIALSVLVVFLYGMMGLLDYARGRIMGRVAARFQARLDRRVFDAVIRKAALAPDEHTQTGLRDLEAVQRLMASPVLMAIFDMPWTPVFLAGIWLFHPWLGALALIGGGIIILVTLVNQMVTRQPAMKSARATGAAEALSSQIRNESEMVQAMGMRDQAFSRWQKARDESLKSQIASSDLVGTFTTTTRTFRLFLQSAMLGLGAYLVLQNALTPGAMIAGSILMGRALAPIELAVGQWALVQRAMQGWDSLARLLALVPPEQPRTPLPKPKALLEVRQVTVVPPGDQQAALKTISFTVGPGQAVGVIGPSGAGKSTLARALTGVWRPAGGKIRLDGASLDQFEPRVLGEHIGYLPQRVQLFEGTIAENISRLAEEPDPAKIVAAARKADAHDMILKLPDGYDTRISAGGGRLSGGQMQRIGLARAMYGDPVLVVLDEPNSNLDNEGSEAVNHAIRQFKAEGKSVLIMAHRPAAIRECDLLLMLDGGVVRSFGPKDEVLRDVVKNAEEIGHARIGGVQ
- a CDS encoding RidA family protein; protein product: MGKFEDKLAEMGVTLPEAAAPAANYVPYVLVGDMLFVSGQLPKLGDEMMIGKLGDDMDVAAGAEAAKACAINLLAQVKAACEGDLDRLKRVVKLGGFVNSTPDFTQQPQVINGASDFIGEALGEAGKHARAAVSSPALPFGVAVEIEGVFQIG
- a CDS encoding GNAT family N-acetyltransferase; its protein translation is MDGGSVLVSVYESLGDVAQADWDACACPEAEDGGRAEDPFTTYRFLRALEDSGSVGAGTGWQPHYLVAEMDGQVIACAPLYVKGHSQGEYIFDHNWGHAYERAGGRYYPKLQMAVPFTPVTGRRMLTRPGYGQPGRDALMQAAVSIGDRNALSSLHVTFCTRFEREVGTEMGLLPRITQQYHWLNRGYESFDDFLGSLSSRKRKNIRKERAQAQGFGGEIVQLTGDAIRPEHWEAFWEFYQDTGARKWGMPYLTRKFFDIAQERLRDDILLVLALEDGVPVAGALNMIGRDALYGRYWGCTAHHPAMHFELCYYQAIDYAIAHGLGRVEAGAQGEHKLARGYLPVETHSLHWFRDPPFSDAVAHYLESEREAVAEDIEILTSFGPFRKANVEEQE
- a CDS encoding phospholipid-binding protein MlaC translates to MSRRFLIGAGAAFTLLPAAATPALALTEGRARALIDQVVADINRVIGSGKSTSAMIRDFERIFARYADVNIIARSTLGADSRRASSGQMRAFTAAFQGYIARKYGKRFREFVGGQVSVTGVRQVKSWHEVRANVKLRGKSPFTVLFLVSDRSGRDLFFDMVIEGVSLRLTERTEIGAMLDRNGGNIDALIADVQRAG
- a CDS encoding VacJ family lipoprotein — its product is MAGLLLAVGLAVSGCTPTPAGHPPGEVFDPYEDENRRTHAFNRALDRKLLRPAGKGASGFIPDDVENMIGRFAFHLSIPGAVVNNILQGNMKGATEDTYRFVVNTTIGLGGLFDTATELNMPQATDADFGQTLHVWGVREGAYLELPLLGPSTERAAAGKVVDLFTNPLSYVLDEPANYAIPAASAASGLSDRGRYADTIDSILYESADSYAQARSLYSQNRRFKLGGGSGGALEDPYDAQLGALPEDPYDE